In the Deinococcus carri genome, one interval contains:
- a CDS encoding FAD-binding oxidoreductase has protein sequence MPILDLSPHDQTVTVSGDTGLLEVHAALPAGLYPPFPRVELPGGVGGLVARGGFGQTFFFGAEVLGVTFRAPSGRVVRAGGRTVKNVQGYDLTRPFVGSFGLLGEALEVTLRLRPGLSVRHVAAPGSLAALGHLSARFAWQDGGEVHLLHFGHAREVERALGVLPQAREVTGPLDLTSRFPDGLGVGEGAALRDRRFGWVNGGGAPPVPPLFARVAASL, from the coding sequence ATGCCCATCCTTGACCTCTCCCCCCACGACCAGACCGTCACCGTCAGCGGCGATACCGGGCTGCTGGAGGTTCACGCCGCGCTGCCCGCCGGGCTGTATCCGCCCTTTCCGCGGGTGGAACTGCCGGGCGGGGTGGGCGGGCTGGTCGCGCGCGGCGGCTTCGGGCAGACCTTCTTCTTCGGGGCGGAGGTGCTGGGCGTGACCTTTCGCGCGCCGTCGGGCCGCGTGGTGCGGGCGGGCGGGCGCACCGTGAAGAATGTGCAGGGCTACGACCTCACCCGCCCCTTCGTCGGTTCCTTCGGGCTGCTGGGCGAGGCGCTGGAAGTGACCCTGAGGCTCCGCCCCGGCCTGAGCGTGCGCCACGTCGCGGCCCCCGGCTCGCTGGCGGCCCTGGGGCACCTGTCTGCCCGCTTTGCCTGGCAGGACGGCGGCGAGGTTCACCTGCTGCATTTCGGCCACGCGCGCGAGGTGGAGCGGGCGCTGGGCGTGCTGCCGCAGGCGCGGGAGGTCACGGGACCTCTCGACCTCACCTCCCGCTTTCCGGACGGCCTCGGGGTAGGGGAGGGTGCGGCGTTGCGCGACCGCCGCTTCGGTTGGGTGAACGGCGGGGGAGCGCCCCCGGTGCCCCCGCTGTTCGCGCGGGTGGCGGCCAGCCTCTGA
- a CDS encoding alpha-hydroxy-acid oxidizing protein, with product MTNIGTGPGRARQTRVYVRGLGGERPAVPVAPERLQAAAQAKLGAADFAYIAGGAGAERTMRANLAAFERVRLLPRRLSGSRERDLGVELLGQTLAAPLLLAPIGVLEAAHPEADLAVARAAAAENVPFIFSSQASVPMESCAAAMGDSPRWFQLYWGTDDEVTRSFVRRAEACGAGAIVLTLDTTLLGWRPRDLDLGSLPFLRGRGIAQYLSDPVFRSRLDQALPAPAVQPPRTPALLRAGAELAARGRRFGLSLEQMQAAAARFTATYTRPDLGWDDVSRLREWTGLPILLKGILHPDDAREAASRGVNGLIVSNHGGRQIDGEVGALDALPGVVAAAGDLPVLLDSGVRTGSDVAKALALGARAVLLGRPYAYGLAIAGETGVREVIQNVLAEFDLTLGLLGVRAARDLGPQHLAPPTPSTQPC from the coding sequence ATGACCAACATCGGAACCGGGCCGGGCCGGGCGCGGCAGACGCGGGTGTACGTGCGTGGCCTGGGCGGCGAGCGGCCCGCCGTGCCTGTGGCCCCGGAGCGGCTTCAGGCGGCGGCGCAGGCCAAACTGGGGGCGGCAGACTTCGCGTACATCGCGGGCGGGGCGGGGGCCGAGCGGACCATGCGCGCCAACCTGGCCGCCTTCGAGCGGGTCCGGCTGCTGCCACGCCGCCTGTCCGGTTCGCGCGAGCGTGACCTGGGCGTGGAGCTGCTGGGGCAGACCCTGGCCGCGCCCCTCCTCCTGGCCCCCATCGGCGTGCTGGAGGCGGCGCACCCGGAGGCCGACCTCGCGGTGGCCCGCGCGGCGGCGGCGGAAAACGTCCCCTTCATCTTCTCCTCGCAGGCCTCCGTGCCGATGGAGAGTTGCGCGGCGGCGATGGGTGACTCGCCCCGCTGGTTCCAGCTCTACTGGGGCACCGACGACGAGGTGACACGTTCCTTCGTGCGCCGGGCGGAGGCGTGCGGCGCGGGGGCCATCGTGCTGACGCTCGACACCACGCTGCTGGGATGGCGTCCGCGCGACCTCGACCTGGGAAGCCTGCCCTTCCTGCGCGGGCGCGGCATCGCGCAGTACCTCAGTGACCCGGTGTTCCGCTCGCGGCTAGACCAGGCTCTCCCCGCCCCCGCCGTGCAGCCGCCCCGCACGCCCGCCCTGCTGCGCGCCGGGGCAGAGCTGGCCGCGCGGGGCCGCAGGTTCGGCCTGAGCCTGGAGCAGATGCAGGCCGCCGCCGCCCGCTTCACCGCCACCTACACCCGCCCCGACCTGGGCTGGGACGACGTGAGCCGCCTGCGGGAGTGGACCGGCCTCCCCATTCTCCTCAAGGGCATCCTCCACCCCGACGACGCGCGCGAGGCGGCGTCCCGCGGGGTGAACGGCCTGATTGTCAGCAACCACGGCGGGCGGCAGATTGACGGCGAGGTGGGCGCGCTCGATGCCCTGCCGGGTGTGGTCGCGGCGGCGGGCGACCTCCCCGTGCTGCTCGACAGCGGTGTCCGCACCGGGTCGGATGTGGCCAAGGCGCTCGCGCTGGGCGCGCGGGCCGTGCTGCTGGGCCGCCCCTACGCTTACGGCCTCGCCATCGCGGGGGAAACGGGTGTGCGCGAGGTCATCCAGAACGTGCTGGCCGAGTTCGACCTCACGCTGGGACTGCTGGGCGTGCGGGCCGCGCGTGACCTGGGGCCGCAGCATCTCGCGCCGCCCACGCCGTCTACACAACCCTGCTAA
- the cpdB gene encoding 2',3'-cyclic-nucleotide 2'-phosphodiesterase, protein MAALLLGAAGAQTVDLRILETTDLHTNALGYDYYQDKPTGEFGLEYAATLIKQAKGEKRNTLLYDNGDLIQGTPLGDFVARVQPLKAGQMHPLHAAMRVLKYDAGNLGNHEFNYGLPFLQQVVAAAPMPYVSANAYKDDGTGKPGENAFTPYLIQRKVVYDTEGRPYVLNVGVIGFLPPQIVNWDKSNLDGKIVTTDIVEAARKFVPQMKAQGADIVVAVAHSGISADYQPGQENVAAELTKVPGIDVVLSGHSHQEFPGPVYKSIPGADITKGTINGKPVVMAGFWGNDLGVVDLKLNYDRKTQKWTVADSQTSLRPIWDKTAKKNLVTPDPRIANAVRQAHEGTLAYVRGKVADLAAPITSYWALVQDDPSVQLVSNAQTAYVKAALAGTQYKDLPVLSAAAPFKAGGRGGASYYTDIPAGTLAIKNVADLYVYPNTVQAVLVNGAQVQEWLERAAGQFRQIDPNKTEPQALVDDSFPTYNFDVLDGVTYEIDVTQPSRYGSKGELANPQAHRIRNLMYQGKPIDLGAQFVVATNNYRASGGGSFPGLTGKNIILQAPDETRQALISYFQQQKTVNPAADGNWKLTPIPGVTLLYVSSPNAQKNLPAGATLLRTRDDGFAEYSIKF, encoded by the coding sequence ATGGCCGCCCTGCTCCTGGGCGCGGCGGGCGCGCAGACCGTGGACCTGCGCATCCTCGAAACGACTGACCTGCATACCAACGCGCTGGGCTACGACTACTACCAGGACAAGCCGACCGGCGAGTTCGGCCTGGAATACGCGGCCACGCTGATCAAGCAGGCCAAAGGCGAGAAGCGCAACACGCTGCTGTACGACAACGGCGACCTGATCCAGGGCACGCCGCTGGGCGACTTCGTGGCGCGGGTGCAGCCGCTCAAGGCCGGGCAGATGCACCCCCTGCACGCGGCGATGCGCGTCCTGAAGTACGACGCCGGGAACCTCGGTAACCACGAGTTCAACTACGGCCTGCCCTTCCTCCAGCAGGTGGTCGCCGCCGCGCCGATGCCCTACGTCAGCGCCAACGCCTACAAGGATGACGGCACCGGCAAACCCGGCGAGAACGCCTTCACGCCCTACCTGATCCAGCGCAAGGTCGTGTACGACACCGAGGGCCGCCCCTACGTCCTCAACGTGGGCGTGATCGGCTTCCTGCCTCCGCAGATCGTCAACTGGGACAAGTCCAACCTCGACGGCAAGATCGTCACCACCGATATCGTGGAGGCCGCCCGCAAGTTCGTTCCGCAGATGAAGGCCCAGGGGGCGGATATCGTGGTCGCGGTCGCCCACAGCGGCATCAGCGCGGACTACCAGCCCGGCCAGGAGAACGTGGCCGCCGAACTCACCAAGGTCCCCGGCATCGACGTGGTGCTCAGCGGCCACAGCCACCAGGAGTTCCCCGGGCCGGTGTACAAGAGCATTCCCGGCGCGGACATCACCAAGGGGACCATCAACGGCAAGCCGGTCGTGATGGCGGGCTTCTGGGGCAACGACCTGGGTGTGGTGGACCTGAAACTGAACTACGACCGCAAGACCCAGAAGTGGACGGTCGCGGACAGCCAGACCAGCCTCCGCCCCATCTGGGACAAGACGGCCAAGAAGAACCTCGTCACGCCCGACCCGCGCATCGCCAACGCCGTCAGGCAGGCGCACGAGGGCACGCTGGCCTACGTGCGCGGCAAGGTGGCCGACCTCGCCGCCCCCATCACCTCCTACTGGGCGCTGGTGCAGGACGATCCCAGCGTGCAGCTCGTGAGCAACGCGCAGACCGCCTATGTCAAGGCCGCTTTGGCGGGCACCCAGTACAAGGACCTGCCGGTGCTGTCGGCCGCCGCGCCCTTCAAGGCCGGGGGCCGCGGCGGGGCCAGCTACTACACCGACATTCCCGCCGGGACGCTCGCCATCAAGAACGTGGCCGACCTGTACGTGTACCCCAATACCGTCCAGGCCGTCCTCGTGAACGGCGCGCAGGTGCAGGAGTGGTTGGAACGCGCCGCCGGGCAGTTCCGGCAGATTGACCCGAACAAGACCGAACCCCAGGCCCTGGTCGACGACAGCTTCCCCACCTACAACTTCGACGTGCTGGATGGCGTGACCTACGAGATCGACGTGACCCAGCCCTCCCGCTATGGCAGCAAGGGCGAACTGGCGAACCCCCAGGCCCACCGCATCAGGAATCTGATGTACCAGGGCAAGCCCATCGACCTGGGCGCGCAGTTCGTGGTCGCCACCAACAACTACCGCGCCTCGGGCGGCGGGAGCTTCCCCGGCCTGACCGGCAAGAACATCATCCTCCAGGCCCCCGACGAGACGCGCCAGGCCCTGATCTCGTACTTCCAGCAGCAGAAGACGGTGAACCCTGCCGCCGACGGCAACTGGAAGCTGACGCCCATCCCCGGCGTGACCCTGCTGTACGTCAGCAGCCCCAATGCCCAGAAGAACCTGCCCGCCGGGGCAACCCTGCTGCGCACACGTGACGACGGTTTCGCGGAGTACAGCATCAAGTTCTGA
- a CDS encoding FAD-binding oxidoreductase, producing MTPRKTALSPGSPAPKPRSNGKPDNALAAELTRLLGPQKVLSNLSERLNYRYDAIQFGATPLAVVLPESTADVVTAVRAARAAGVPVVGRGAASGLSGGAAPALPGLVISFTRMTRLDIFPERREARAQAGVVTLAVTDKARPFGLIYPPDPASFRTSTIGGNLGENAGGPLCFKYGVSGDYVRGLEFVDAEGEVHELGRDAYDLAGLLIGSEGTLGLITEATLRLTPPPRFTRTLMASFAEVGACAEAVSAAIAAGAVPGKLEFMDQACTNAVEDYLHLGLPREAGAVLLVDTDGDDLDTVEEERALVEAACLAAGGTVRRAASDAESAALWQARRSVSPALGRIRPQRMNEDIVVPRSVLPDVVREIRALGDASGFHVVQFGHIGDGNLHPNILFDPRRESPEAVHDLAHRIALVAIRHGGVLSGEHGIGTMKRPFMREAVDPVTLSALWDVKRALDPAGALNPGKVLPEEE from the coding sequence ATGACCCCCCGCAAAACCGCCCTTTCCCCTGGTTCCCCCGCCCCCAAGCCCCGCTCGAACGGGAAGCCCGACAATGCCCTCGCTGCTGAACTCACCCGCCTGCTCGGCCCGCAGAAGGTTCTCTCCAACCTCTCCGAGCGGCTGAATTACCGCTACGACGCGATTCAGTTCGGGGCGACGCCGCTGGCTGTAGTGCTGCCGGAAAGTACGGCGGACGTGGTGACGGCGGTGCGGGCGGCGCGGGCGGCGGGCGTGCCTGTCGTGGGGCGCGGGGCGGCGAGTGGGCTGAGTGGCGGCGCGGCTCCGGCCCTACCCGGACTCGTCATCTCCTTTACCCGCATGACCCGGCTGGACATCTTCCCGGAGCGGCGGGAGGCGCGGGCACAGGCGGGCGTGGTGACGCTGGCGGTGACGGACAAGGCCAGACCGTTCGGCCTGATCTACCCGCCCGACCCCGCCAGCTTCCGCACCAGCACCATCGGCGGGAACCTGGGCGAGAACGCGGGGGGGCCGCTGTGCTTCAAGTACGGGGTGAGCGGCGACTACGTGCGGGGCCTGGAGTTCGTGGACGCGGAGGGCGAGGTGCATGAACTGGGCCGCGACGCCTACGACCTGGCCGGGTTGCTGATCGGTTCAGAGGGCACCCTGGGCCTCATCACCGAGGCCACGCTGCGCCTGACCCCGCCGCCCCGGTTCACCCGCACCCTGATGGCGAGTTTCGCGGAGGTGGGGGCCTGCGCCGAGGCGGTCAGCGCCGCGATTGCCGCCGGGGCCGTGCCGGGCAAGCTGGAATTCATGGATCAGGCCTGCACGAACGCGGTGGAGGACTACCTGCACCTGGGCCTGCCACGGGAGGCGGGGGCCGTGCTGCTGGTGGACACCGACGGCGACGATCTGGACACGGTGGAGGAGGAACGTGCGCTGGTGGAGGCCGCCTGCCTGGCCGCCGGGGGCACGGTGCGCCGCGCCGCCAGTGACGCCGAGAGCGCCGCGCTGTGGCAGGCCCGCCGCAGCGTCAGCCCGGCGCTGGGCCGCATCCGCCCGCAGCGCATGAACGAGGACATCGTGGTGCCGCGCAGCGTGCTGCCCGACGTGGTGCGCGAGATTCGCGCGCTGGGCGACGCCAGCGGCTTTCACGTCGTGCAGTTCGGGCACATCGGGGACGGGAACCTGCACCCCAACATCCTCTTCGACCCCCGGCGCGAATCGCCGGAAGCCGTCCACGACCTCGCCCACCGCATCGCCCTCGTCGCCATCCGGCACGGCGGCGTCCTCAGCGGCGAACACGGCATCGGCACCATGAAACGGCCCTTCATGCGCGAGGCGGTGGACCCGGTGACCCTCAGCGCACTCTGGGACGTGAAGCGGGCGCTGGACCCGGCAGGGGCGCTGAATCCCGGCAAGGTGCTGCCGGAGGAGGAGTGA